In Armatimonadota bacterium, the following proteins share a genomic window:
- the fliW gene encoding flagellar assembly factor FliW: MTMTKTCIDSTRFGRIEVDEEAVITFTQGLFGFEDYRRFVVLCLDEKSPFRWLQSLEEPSLAFVVIEPRHFMPDYAPTISDADAEALGLDADTPVLTYVIVTIPAGKPEQMTANLMGPIIINAATRCARQVIVEDDCYSTKHNILQELTKRREEAREGTDAGTYAQSQSEHSNR, from the coding sequence ATGACCATGACGAAGACTTGCATCGATAGCACCCGTTTCGGTAGAATTGAAGTTGACGAGGAGGCGGTCATCACCTTCACGCAGGGTTTGTTCGGCTTCGAGGACTATCGGCGGTTTGTGGTGCTCTGTCTGGATGAAAAAAGCCCCTTCCGCTGGCTGCAAAGCCTGGAAGAGCCGAGCCTAGCGTTTGTGGTCATCGAGCCCCGCCATTTCATGCCGGACTATGCACCAACCATTTCGGACGCCGACGCCGAGGCGCTAGGTTTGGATGCCGACACACCCGTACTGACCTATGTCATCGTCACCATTCCTGCTGGCAAGCCGGAACAGATGACCGCCAACCTGATGGGACCTATTATTATCAACGCGGCGACGCGCTGTGCACGTCAGGTGATTGTGGAGGACGATTGCTATTCTACTAAACACAATATCCTGCAGGAACTGACGAAAAGGCGAGAAGAAGCCAGGGAGGGCACCGATGCTGGTACTTACGCGCAAAGCCAATCAGAGCATAGTAATCGGTGA
- the flgI gene encoding flagellar P-ring protein, whose amino-acid sequence MRPIGNILIWLLTCAALASATPDVRLKDIAQIQGARGNQLIGYGLVVGLEGTGDSKGTLFTTQSVANMLQRFGISVPAAQMKVKNIAAVVVTADLPPFAKEGSRIDVTVSSIGDARSLQGGTLLQTPLMGADGNVYAVAQGAISVGGFGASSGGSSQQKNHLTVGRIPAGAIVEREVPASVVKDNSVLITLNTPDFTTAARVASAIRQKFPQALPRALDASTVRVDLSGEDREDVVTLIAALQEITVQPDTPARVVINERTGTVVLGGNVTLSPAAVAHGNLTVRIEAKPQVSQPAPLSGGTTTTTTRRDVKVTEQTERLIALPEAITVEQLVKALNTLGVSPRDLMSILQALRAAGALHAEVEVQ is encoded by the coding sequence CCGCGCTGGCATCGGCGACGCCCGACGTGCGCTTGAAAGACATCGCGCAGATACAGGGCGCACGTGGCAACCAGCTGATCGGCTACGGGCTGGTGGTGGGGTTGGAAGGTACGGGCGACAGCAAAGGCACGCTGTTCACCACACAGTCGGTAGCGAATATGTTACAACGTTTCGGTATCAGTGTGCCCGCCGCACAGATGAAGGTCAAGAACATCGCCGCGGTAGTGGTCACTGCCGACCTGCCCCCCTTCGCGAAGGAAGGGAGCCGGATCGATGTCACCGTCTCGTCCATCGGCGATGCCCGCTCCTTACAAGGCGGCACGCTACTGCAAACCCCGCTGATGGGGGCCGATGGCAATGTGTACGCAGTGGCTCAGGGAGCGATTTCGGTCGGCGGGTTCGGCGCGTCATCCGGCGGCTCCTCGCAGCAGAAGAACCACCTCACCGTTGGACGGATACCGGCAGGAGCGATTGTGGAGCGTGAGGTGCCTGCCAGTGTGGTCAAGGACAACAGCGTGCTGATCACCCTGAACACGCCCGACTTCACCACCGCTGCGCGGGTAGCGTCTGCTATCCGACAGAAGTTTCCACAGGCACTGCCTCGCGCGCTGGATGCAAGTACAGTGCGGGTAGACCTCAGCGGTGAGGACCGCGAGGATGTTGTCACGCTCATCGCTGCCCTGCAGGAGATAACCGTGCAACCAGATACGCCAGCGCGTGTGGTGATTAACGAACGTACTGGCACGGTAGTGCTGGGAGGTAATGTCACTCTCAGTCCGGCTGCGGTGGCGCATGGCAATCTGACGGTGCGTATCGAAGCCAAACCGCAGGTATCCCAGCCCGCGCCGCTGTCCGGAGGCACTACAACCACCACCACCCGGCGTGATGTGAAGGTAACGGAACAGACAGAGCGTCTGATTGCCCTGCCCGAAGCGATAACGGTAGAGCAGCTGGTGAAAGCTCTCAACACGCTGGGAGTTAGCCCGCGCGACCTGATGTCCATCCTGCAGGCGTTAAGAGCAGCGGGCGCGCTTCATGCGGAAGTGGAGGTGCAATGA
- the flgK gene encoding flagellar hook-associated protein 1, giving the protein MPWTFFGIELASRALQSMQMAMNTTGHNLANINTPGYSRQRVNLATTEPQVLQGIKTLFMGSGVRVDSIQRIRDIFLDGRVAATNSEYQRLNTLYQRLTQVEDVFSEPTDAGLSRQIVAFFNAFQELSTNPENVGTRASVYQQAEGMARTFRQLAGRLDEIFAEMEQRVQATASEINSIAQSIADLNVKIRYNKALGTMPNDLLDQRTNLIEKLSEYVNVRVTDLPDGTVRISLGEFVLVEAERTNTLPDGIDYVNKLFTDGAGVQARIAGGSVRGLMDAMEYIRNYRTRLDTLANEMVQAVNAIHETGYGLDGNTGYRLLEGSDALTIRVSEDVVDINHIAAGVTSAPGDGQKALEIARLRQSPLIGLENKTIPDYYTALVAELGEHTRAASIGQENQKIILQNLQAEREAVSGVNMDEEMANLLRYQRSYQAAAQLVSVMDATIADMLAAFTGRR; this is encoded by the coding sequence ATGCCATGGACGTTCTTCGGGATAGAGCTGGCGTCACGCGCCCTGCAGTCGATGCAGATGGCGATGAACACCACCGGTCACAATCTGGCGAACATCAACACACCCGGCTACTCACGCCAGCGTGTGAACCTGGCGACTACAGAGCCGCAAGTGTTACAGGGCATCAAAACATTGTTTATGGGCAGCGGAGTGCGCGTGGATAGTATCCAGCGCATTCGGGACATCTTTCTGGATGGGCGCGTTGCCGCTACCAACAGTGAGTACCAGCGACTGAACACGCTATATCAGCGGCTAACGCAGGTAGAAGATGTCTTTAGCGAACCGACGGACGCAGGGCTTTCGCGCCAAATTGTGGCTTTTTTCAATGCTTTTCAGGAGCTCTCTACCAACCCGGAGAACGTGGGCACGCGCGCCAGCGTGTATCAACAGGCAGAGGGTATGGCGCGTACCTTTCGGCAGCTCGCTGGTCGGCTGGACGAAATCTTTGCCGAGATGGAGCAGCGGGTGCAGGCAACCGCCAGCGAAATCAACTCTATCGCCCAAAGTATCGCCGATTTGAATGTGAAAATCCGCTATAATAAAGCGCTGGGCACGATGCCCAACGACTTACTGGATCAACGGACCAATCTCATAGAGAAACTTTCCGAGTACGTGAATGTGCGCGTGACAGACCTGCCCGATGGTACGGTGCGCATCTCGCTCGGTGAGTTTGTCCTGGTGGAGGCGGAACGCACCAACACGCTACCAGATGGGATAGACTACGTGAACAAACTGTTTACCGATGGTGCCGGTGTGCAGGCACGCATCGCGGGAGGTAGCGTGCGCGGACTGATGGACGCGATGGAGTATATCCGCAACTACCGCACCCGTCTGGACACCCTGGCAAATGAAATGGTGCAGGCAGTCAATGCCATCCACGAAACGGGATATGGACTGGACGGCAACACAGGCTATCGCCTGCTGGAAGGTAGTGATGCACTCACCATCCGTGTTAGCGAGGATGTGGTCGACATCAATCACATTGCCGCAGGCGTCACCAGCGCACCAGGAGACGGGCAAAAGGCGCTGGAGATCGCTCGGCTGCGTCAATCTCCCCTAATAGGGCTGGAGAACAAAACCATCCCGGATTACTATACCGCGCTGGTAGCGGAGCTGGGCGAGCATACCCGGGCGGCGTCTATCGGACAGGAGAATCAGAAAATCATCCTGCAGAACCTGCAGGCGGAACGCGAGGCGGTTTCCGGGGTGAATATGGACGAGGAGATGGCAAACCTGCTACGTTACCAGCGCAGCTATCAGGCGGCGGCGCAACTGGTCAGCGTGATGGATGCCACTATTGCCGACATGCTGGCTGCGTTCACCGGGCGCCGATAA
- the flgL gene encoding flagellar hook-associated protein FlgL has product MMRVSTAQMLNAMQQAMERNYERYHLAQQTVVTGKRIQRPSDDPFGASLGITLHRLLQESEQYQRNLTTAKNFLSITEVALENLNDLIRQTKSLAVQAATDTQSAEGRAAIAQQIQQIMAEVVSIGNNTTYGDRFIFGGLQTLSAPFTVSGDTLAYHGDHGSLNVEVSPAVVMSINVQGDPLITGIYNSMAQIKHYVETSDIEGLSRDGLQELQNQLDNLLRTRAVVGSKIQQIEMIQQRLDKRKVDFTELLSGIEDADIADAITKLKMADTTYQVTLATMARLQNLSLLDFLT; this is encoded by the coding sequence ATGATGCGAGTTAGCACCGCACAGATGCTCAACGCCATGCAACAGGCAATGGAGCGCAACTACGAACGCTACCACCTGGCGCAGCAAACGGTGGTGACCGGCAAACGCATCCAGCGGCCATCCGATGACCCGTTTGGCGCATCGCTGGGTATTACGCTGCACCGTCTGCTCCAGGAGAGCGAGCAATACCAGCGCAACCTGACCACAGCAAAGAATTTTCTCTCTATCACCGAGGTGGCACTGGAGAATTTGAACGACCTGATACGCCAGACGAAAAGCCTGGCGGTGCAAGCCGCTACCGACACACAGAGCGCTGAGGGGCGCGCCGCCATCGCCCAGCAGATTCAGCAGATAATGGCAGAGGTCGTCAGCATCGGCAACAATACTACTTACGGGGACCGCTTTATTTTTGGCGGGTTGCAAACGCTCTCCGCCCCGTTTACCGTGTCCGGCGATACCCTTGCCTATCATGGCGACCACGGAAGCCTGAACGTGGAAGTCAGTCCAGCTGTTGTGATGAGCATCAATGTGCAGGGTGACCCCCTGATCACGGGAATCTACAACTCGATGGCGCAGATTAAGCACTATGTAGAAACCAGTGACATCGAAGGGTTATCCCGGGATGGCTTGCAGGAACTGCAGAACCAGCTGGATAACCTGTTGCGTACACGCGCTGTGGTGGGAAGTAAAATCCAGCAGATAGAAATGATCCAGCAGCGACTGGACAAGAGAAAGGTGGACTTTACCGAATTGCTCAGCGGGATCGAGGATGCTGATATCGCAGATGCTATCACCAAACTCAAAATGGCGGACACCACCTACCAGGTCACTTTGGCAACAATGGCGCGGTTGCAGAATTTAAGCCTTCTGGACTTTCTAACCTGA